A window of Gloeothece verrucosa PCC 7822 genomic DNA:
CAACCTTATGATCCCAAACGCATCGATCGACAGTTGGAGTTAGATGGTGTTGATGAATGGACTTTACAGTCGTACTTTGGCAGCCATCCCTTTCATATCCATGTAAATCCTTTCCAAATTGTCAAAATCCTCGACCCCACAGGTAAGGATGTCACGGCTGAAGGAAAACTTGATAATCTTGAGAGAGGAAAAAATAATCAGCAAATCATAGACCCCGAATATGCGGGATTTAAAGGCGTGTGGAAAGATACTCTCTGGATAAAAAGTCTGAATTCGCCAACGTCGCCTCGCGGTGGAGCTTATACCATTGTCGTCCGCACCCGTTATAAACGTTATATCGGCGAATTTGTTTTGCACTGCCATATTCTTGATCATGAAGATCAAGGCATGATGGAAAACGTCAACATTGTTATGCCTAATCAAGTATTTTAGGTGAGTTACGGCGCGGTTTAAAACTTATCTTTATTTCATTACAAATCACCGCGCCTACTTCTCTCAGAGCTTGCTATTTCTCAGATTTAGGAGTTACGCACTCCCAATTAAAAACAACAATTTTATGTCATCCACCAGCGTTAGCGAAGGATCGCGGACAATCTCAAAGCCTAATGATTTCGTGGAGAGTGCGTAAGTCCTAAGATTCTTTTTTAACATAAACAAAACCTGCGCTAATACCTTTAGAAGGATCACGAAGTTGAATATTTATGGGAATAGGCCCAAGCGTACAAGGTAACTGACTTCCCCAACAGAGCGCACTTAGAGGAGACGGATAAACATACTCTATATCATTAATTTGTGCTTTTGCAAGTTCAACAGTTGGTAAAGCCGGTGGAAGAAAAAGTCGAGACTGAGCTATGCCTTGAATACAGAATACAGTAGCCAAGCCGACGAAAAACATCGGTTTATTGAAATATTTTTTTACCAAAAAATTAGACGGAGCTAGTAAAAATTTTTGCCAGTTAACTTGAGCTTTAATATTCAGAAAAATTTTATCAAAGAAAATTGCAGCAATTAAAGTAGGAATTAAGATAAAATAACCTATACCATACCTCAACTCAGGAGCTTGTTTAAAAATAATAATCATACCTACTATTCCTATTAATAAAACCCAAATTGCTCCTAATAAGGACTTTTTATTAATAAAAAATAGTCCCAAAAATACTCCTATAACCGCTATAAAGTTTAGTAAAATAATAATTAAATTTAATATTGAAGATTTTGACCACTTCCAGAGTATCCACAACCAAAAATTATCCCCATCAGAAGGACGGCCAAGCAATGCCCAATCAACACCTATTTTCTGGGTAGAGAGAGCGGTTGTATTTAAAGAAAGTGGTGACCAAGGAAGATTGACGCACATAAAAGTTGAAGGAGACAACGGACATCCAGATGTCATCACTCCAAAAATCAGCATGGGCGAAAGTAACAGAAAAATAATCAGAATTAAAATCAAAAATCGCTGAATGCTTAAGGGTTTTTTAAAAAGATAAAAAAAGCTTGTTACCAATAAAATAGGAATAGCGGTCAGCTTCATGCTCACTGCCCCTATGGATAAAAATAAAGGAATAACGCGCTCATCCATCAGATAAGTTTTATTTTCACTGGCCCCTGTTCTTAAATAAGACTGATCTGAAATTATTAAAATTGTCCAAGCTATAACGCCGGTTAATAATAAAATTAATATATCAGGAGAAGGCGAAATAAGAATTTGTGCCATTATGCTTTTTCCTTTAATAAAAGGCAAAGTTCTAAAAATTAATAAAGGAAAAGCGATAAAATTAAAAATAGTAATAAAAATATCAGCAAATCGTATTTTATTAGTAAAAATATGAGTCAAACTAATAATAAAATGCAAAAGAAAAATCAAAAATGCCAAACCATTTGTCACGGCAACTGTTTGGTAATTAAATATATTCCAATTTAAAGGCGCGGCTAAAGCAAACCAAGAGGAAGTCCAACCGAACCTAAAATGAATTAAAGCTAGACCCGGTACCATTCCATATTCAGCTAACCAGCGAATAGCTCCCAAGTGATAAAGGCCTGTATCAATCCAAGTGATGGGTTGAGTCATGAAAGCCGCCACAGCTAACTCTAAAGTCAGAAATCGGCAAATTAAGCTCCAAGAAAGCCTTGAACGCAAAGCAATTAATTCAGTTCGTGTACCAGATGACTGTAGGGAGAAAAAAATTAAACTAATAGCGAGTAGAAGGCCAACCAAAGGCGATAGAGGAAAAACCAAAGAAACTGCGAGAAGCGAAATTGACAGAGCGACTAATCCTAGCCAAACAGCAGCTATAAAGCGATCTCCCGTGCGTTTAAAACTACTAGCTTGCAAGATATTAAGTAGGGCTGTTCCTATTAATAAACAGACAAAAATAAGTAATATCCAAATACCTATAAAATAAAGCATTTTGCTATCGGCTCCTAGACAAATTATTTATAAAATTAAATTTTTAAGCGGCTCATAAGTACCTGGACATAAATAAAATTTATGATGTTAAGAAATGTAAAAGCCTTGAAAACCTTTTTTGTTACCTGTTCATACCAAATCCTGGTTAGTTACCCCTTTTATAATTTAGCCCGCGTAGGATTGCTCTGTTCGTTGAGCCAGCCCCTTCAGGGTGAGGAAATTAAAGGGGGGTAAGTAAGCCGGATTCAGTATCACACAGTTTTTAAACCCAAAATTCTCGGTAATATTTAACAAACAATATAATATAGTGAGAGGCAATGGTTTTAGGCATTTTACATTTATTAACACCGTAAACCTTTGCCGCTTGCTTTTTAACCTAGAGAGCAAAATTAGAATGCTCCCTTTTGTTTTTACTTTGTTAATGCAGTATAGGCGTTTTTAATCACAAAATGAAACATATCATTAACCGCTACTACCCCTGCTTGAGAAATTTTATTATTTTGTATTTCTTCAAAGCTTAAGGGTTTCGTTTTGCTCATTAACTTAGAAACTTTTGGCTGGCTCTCAGAGGTTTTTAAGCGTAAAAATTCCCAGGAAGAAACAGCCAAATTTTGCATTAATAATTTATATAATTCAGGACGTATCAAAAAAGTCATCAATTCTGCTTTAACCGCTTTTTTAAGCCAAAACTTTGCTATTTTTTGATTCCCCGCCTTACTACTTTGAGCGGCAAAATAGATATATAAATTGCTTTTTGATAAGCGATAAAAAAGCTGAGGAATTTGGGGCTTATTTTCTTGAACCTTTTTTAAAATCAACTCATGAGACCTAGCCATCGTGTGGTAATTTCGAGACATACTTTCTGAAAGCTTACGATAACCGACTAAAAATTCTTGAACAACTTTAAATTCATAAAATTCGGCAATCCGTAAATAAAGGTCCCAATCTTCACAGCCTTGAGCATTCTGCTTTCTAAATTCATCACTATACCATCCTACCTTGTCTAGGGAACTGCGCCGAATCATGGTACAACTGGCATTTCCTAAAAAATTATGACAAAGTAAAGTAGAATATACATTTCCCACTATCTTAGCCGCACGAAAAGAGCCTATAGGTTGGTCATTTTCATTAATATCTACTGACCATGAATAAACGACACCTACAGACGCTCCCCCTTCAAGCATACACTGTACTTGTTTTTCTATATTTTCGGGATACCAAATATCGTCAGCATCCACCGGCG
This region includes:
- a CDS encoding glycosyltransferase family 2 protein; this encodes MPLVSVIIPAYNAEKFIKGTLRSVLSQTYKNIEVLVIDDGSQDKTQEIVQAFARQDKRVRLLQQANSGVAAARNLGIQHSKGEFIAPVDADDIWYPENIEKQVQCMLEGGASVGVVYSWSVDINENDQPIGSFRAAKIVGNVYSTLLCHNFLGNASCTMIRRSSLDKVGWYSDEFRKQNAQGCEDWDLYLRIAEFYEFKVVQEFLVGYRKLSESMSRNYHTMARSHELILKKVQENKPQIPQLFYRLSKSNLYIYFAAQSSKAGNQKIAKFWLKKAVKAELMTFLIRPELYKLLMQNLAVSSWEFLRLKTSESQPKVSKLMSKTKPLSFEEIQNNKISQAGVVAVNDMFHFVIKNAYTALTK
- a CDS encoding LIC_10190 family membrane protein, which gives rise to MLYFIGIWILLIFVCLLIGTALLNILQASSFKRTGDRFIAAVWLGLVALSISLLAVSLVFPLSPLVGLLLAISLIFFSLQSSGTRTELIALRSRLSWSLICRFLTLELAVAAFMTQPITWIDTGLYHLGAIRWLAEYGMVPGLALIHFRFGWTSSWFALAAPLNWNIFNYQTVAVTNGLAFLIFLLHFIISLTHIFTNKIRFADIFITIFNFIAFPLLIFRTLPFIKGKSIMAQILISPSPDILILLLTGVIAWTILIISDQSYLRTGASENKTYLMDERVIPLFLSIGAVSMKLTAIPILLVTSFFYLFKKPLSIQRFLILILIIFLLLSPMLIFGVMTSGCPLSPSTFMCVNLPWSPLSLNTTALSTQKIGVDWALLGRPSDGDNFWLWILWKWSKSSILNLIIILLNFIAVIGVFLGLFFINKKSLLGAIWVLLIGIVGMIIIFKQAPELRYGIGYFILIPTLIAAIFFDKIFLNIKAQVNWQKFLLAPSNFLVKKYFNKPMFFVGLATVFCIQGIAQSRLFLPPALPTVELAKAQINDIEYVYPSPLSALCWGSQLPCTLGPIPINIQLRDPSKGISAGFVYVKKES